AGGAGGAATATCATATGAAGCGCTAAATCATGCAGGCAAGGCCAATACTAGCTTCATAGTTGTGTTGAATGACAATGAGATGTCGATATCAAAAAATGTTGGAGGTATGCCAGAGTACCTTAACAAAATACGGACTCAGCCAATATATTTTAAGGTTAAGGAAGATATAGATGTTTTTTTAGATAAAATTCCTGCAATAGGAGAAACGGCAAAGAAAGCGTTGAAGAAAGTTAAGGGATCAATAAAGTATATGGTGATGCCAGGTATAATATTTGAAGAATTAGGGTTTAAGTACCTAGGACCAGTAAATGGGCATGATATAGGTAGTCTTCTTAAGGTATTAGAACAAGCAAAAGGCATCAAGGGACCAGTTATAATACATGCTATTACTAAAAAAGGCGAAGGATATAAATTTGCAGAGGAAAATCCTGATAAGTTTCATGGGATAGGGGCTTTTGATGTAGATACGGGAGAGACAGTATGTAAGAGAAAAGATAGTTATTCTAAGGTATTTGGAGAGAGTTTATTAGATATAGCAAGAGTTAATCCGAAGGTTGTTGCAATTTCTGCAGCAATGCCAGGAGGAACAAAAACAGATATGTTTGCAGCGGAATATCCAGAAAGATTTTTCGATGTAGGAATAGCTGAACAGCATGCAGTTACATTTGCAGCAGGTATGGCAAGTGGAGGCATGGTACCTGTGTGTGCGATATATTCATCTTTTTTTCAAAGGGCATATGATCAGATATTACATGATGTAGCTTTGCCTAATTTGCATGTAGTATTTGCAGTGGATAGAGCAGGTGTTGTTGGGGAAGATGGAGAGACGCATCAAGGTATATATGATATGTCGTATTTTAGAAATGTACCTAATTTGACAATACTTGCGCCAATTGATTATAAAGAGCTTCGTTGTATGATGGATTTTGCGATAAATGAAGTTCATGGACCCGTTGCAGTGCGCTACCCTAGAGGGAGTGGAGAAGAGGAGCTTGTGCCATATCAACCGATAGAGTATCAAAAAGGAGTAAAGCTTAGCAATGGTAACGATGTCTTTATAGTGGGGATAGGACGAATGGTTAGTGTGGCGTTGTCGGTTAAGGATAGATTAGAGAAGTTGGGTCTTAGTGTGTCGGTAGTTAATGCCAGATTTGTAAAGCCACTTGATGAAGAACTAATATGTAAAGAAGCGATTAAGTGCGATAATATTTTTTTGATAGAAGATAATGTAGAGTGTGGAGGTTTTGGAAGTGGCGTACTTGAGATGTTATCTAAAAGAAGAATATATATTAAAAATAAAATTTTTGCATGGCCAGACAAACCACTTGAGCAAGGTGCATGTGACAAATTATTTGAGAGATACAATTTGACAGACCAAGCGATAGCAAATGATATATTGAATATATTAGGAAAAGGTGTGTAATATGACAGAAAAAGAAAGACTAGATATAATTTTAGTTAAGAGAGGATTTATGCAGAGTAGAGAACGTGCCAGAGGTGCAATAATGGCGGGACATGTTTTTGTTGATGGACAAAAAGAACAGAAATGTGGTGCGAAATTTAGCATGGATTGTAGTATAGAAGTAAAAGAAAAGCAAAATCCGTACGTTAGTAGAGGTGGTCTTAAAATTCATAAAGGGATAGAGAAATTTGGTATAGATCTTTGTGATAAAATATGTATGGATATAGGAGCATCAACGGGAGGATTCACTGATTGTATGCTAAAGCATGGTGCATCAAAAGTGTATGCAGTTGATGTAGGTTATGGACAATTGGCATGGGAGCTAAGACAGGATAGTAGGGTTGTGTGTATGGAGAGAACAAATATACGATATCTTGAGCCAGAGAAGTTGCAGGAGTTAGTTGACTTTGTGTCAGTTGATGTATCATTTATTTCACTAAAGAAGGTTTTACCAAATGCAATAAATTTATCTACAAAGAATGCAAGTATGTTGTGTCTTATAAAACCCCAGTTTGAGGCTGGGCGTGATAAAGTAGGCAAGAAGGGCGTTGTAAGAGATAAGGATGTGCATAAGGAAGTGATATACGATATAGTAAATTTTGCGGTGGAAAATCATTTTAATATATTAGGACTAGATTTTTCGCCTATAAAAGGGCCAGAAGGGAATATAGAGTACCTTATATATATACAAAAAAATAGTGAGAACGAGTGTGATGTAAGTGCATTAGTGGGGAAAATAGTTGATTGTGCGCATGAGACTCTAAATTAGAAGGGGATTATTATGGATATAGGTGTATTGGTGAACGAAGCCAAGGATGAGAATAGGGTGTATACAAATTTATTATGTGATATAATAAGAAAGTATAAGCTTAATGTGTCGATAATAACGGATGGTGATAATTGTAGTATATTTGATATTATTATGTCAGTTGGTGGTGACGGGACCCTGATAAAGACTGCTAAGATTGGCGCAAAATACAATAAACCTATTGTTGGAGTAAATTTGGGTAAACTTGGTTTTCTAGCTAAGATTGATAAAGATGATATAGAAAGCTATATAAAAAGAATATCTAATGGCGATTATACATTGCAAAAGAGAAAATTGATAAATATGAATATTATAAGAGAAGGGGAAAAAGTTGTTGATGATATAGCGTTAAATGATGTTGTGGTGTCTAGAAAGTTAGTGTCTAGAGGTATTAGAATAAATACATACATAGATGATATGTTTATTAATAATTATTTTGCAGATGGAGTGATTGTTTCGACACCATTAGGATCAACAGCGTATTCTTTGTCAGCAGGTGGTCCGATTGTTGATGCAAGAGCAGATGTTTTGGTAATTACACCAATATGTCCACATTCGTTTAGTGTGAGGCCATACATAGCTTATTGCAATAGTGAGATTAAGATTACATTAGATTTAAAACCTAATCAACATGGGGTTTTGATAGTAGATGGTAGTGAAAGTTGTAGTGTTTGTCAAGATGATGTTGTTTTGATTAAGGAATCAGAAAAGTATGCAACATTTATTAATTTTGGCAATGAAAACTATTTTGATAAATTGACGAGGTGAGGGATATGTTAAGTTTCTTAGAAATACAGAACGTAGCTATAATAGATAAGATAAGTATAGAGTTTGGAGAAGGGCTCAATGTTATGACAGGAGAGACAGGAGCAGGAAAATCTATCATAATAAATTCTATAAATGCTATACTTGGGGAACGCATATCCAAAGATGTTATACGTGCTGGGGAAGAGTTAGCGAAAGTTACGGCGGTATTCTACACTAAGTCTTATAAAGTAAAAGAGATGTTAAAGGAGTTAGACATACCACTTGAGGAAGATGGAACGCTAATAGTTATGCGTGAAATTTATTTGTCGGGGAGGAATGTTTGCAGGATTAATCATAAGATAGTTACGTTGTCGGTGTTAAAAAAGATTGGCGAGTATATAATAAACATACATGGGCAAAACGATAATAAAGATTTGATTGAGGCTAAGCGACATATAGGATTATTGGATTTATTTATTGGGAAGAAGATAACAAGTCTTAGGAATGAGTATCAACAAAAACTTTGTGAATTAAAGAATGAGAGAGAAGCATTGTGTGTCCGAGTTGGCAAAAGAGAAGAGCGCGAGAGAAAAATTGATTTACTAAAGTATCAACTAACAGAAATAGAAGAAGCTAATTTAATGATTGGGGAAGATGAAGAATTAGAGAAGAAGCGTGCTATAGTAGCGAATACTGAGAAAATAAAGATGGTGTTGGCAATGACAAATGATGTACTTTGTAGTGACGGTGGGCTGCGTGATTTGGTTAAGGGTATGGCGAATAACATTGGCCAAATAGCAGATTTAGATGAGGGATATCGTAAGATATCGGAGGCTGTAAACAGTGTGTCATATCAATTAGACGATGTTGCAGATGATGTGAGATGTAGACTAGAGGATTTATTTTTTGATGAGAATGAGCAAGAAATGATAGATGAGAGAATAGATTTAATTGTACGGCTAAAACGCAAGTATGGCAGTAGTATAGAGGATATTTTAAATTATATGGATGAATGTAGAAAAAGTCTTGATGAGTTGATAAATAGTGAGGAATATATAAAAAAATCACAGCAAGAGATAGAGGCATTAAACAAGGAATTATATAGACTTTCGATGGACATGCATGATATAAGATTTGAGTATGCAAAAGTACTTCAAGAGAGGGTGACAAATGAGTTACAGGATCTTGAGATGAGAGATAGTAATTTTAGTGTAAGGGTTGATGTCGCAAAAGATATGGATGAAGACGGAATATATAATTTTAATAGTAATGGATTAGATAAGGTAGAATTTTTTATATCGACCAACAAGGGACAAAAGGAAAAACAGCTAGTAAAGATTGCTTCTGGTGGAGAAATGTCTAGGGTTATGCTTGCAATAAAGAGTATTATTTTAGATAAAGATAATTTGGAGAGTATTATATTTGATGAAATCGACACAGGAATAAGTGGTAGAGCGGCACAAAAAGTTGGAGAGAAATTGTCGGTGCTGTCAGGAATGCATCAAATAATATGTATAACACATTTGTCTCAAATAGCTACTATGGCTGATAATCACTATATAATTGAGAAAAATAGTAGCAAAGATG
The Clostridiales bacterium genome window above contains:
- a CDS encoding 1-deoxy-D-xylulose-5-phosphate synthase; the protein is MLEKINCPGDIKGLSKDELNILAKEIREFLVKHVSKTGGHLASNLGVVEITLALHKVFDTPKDKFIWDVGHQSYVHKILTGRKDKFDKLRQIDGIAGFPKISESEHDAANTGHSSTSISQALGMAKARDLNKEDNNVVAIIGDGALTGGISYEALNHAGKANTSFIVVLNDNEMSISKNVGGMPEYLNKIRTQPIYFKVKEDIDVFLDKIPAIGETAKKALKKVKGSIKYMVMPGIIFEELGFKYLGPVNGHDIGSLLKVLEQAKGIKGPVIIHAITKKGEGYKFAEENPDKFHGIGAFDVDTGETVCKRKDSYSKVFGESLLDIARVNPKVVAISAAMPGGTKTDMFAAEYPERFFDVGIAEQHAVTFAAGMASGGMVPVCAIYSSFFQRAYDQILHDVALPNLHVVFAVDRAGVVGEDGETHQGIYDMSYFRNVPNLTILAPIDYKELRCMMDFAINEVHGPVAVRYPRGSGEEELVPYQPIEYQKGVKLSNGNDVFIVGIGRMVSVALSVKDRLEKLGLSVSVVNARFVKPLDEELICKEAIKCDNIFLIEDNVECGGFGSGVLEMLSKRRIYIKNKIFAWPDKPLEQGACDKLFERYNLTDQAIANDILNILGKGV
- a CDS encoding TlyA family RNA methyltransferase encodes the protein MTEKERLDIILVKRGFMQSRERARGAIMAGHVFVDGQKEQKCGAKFSMDCSIEVKEKQNPYVSRGGLKIHKGIEKFGIDLCDKICMDIGASTGGFTDCMLKHGASKVYAVDVGYGQLAWELRQDSRVVCMERTNIRYLEPEKLQELVDFVSVDVSFISLKKVLPNAINLSTKNASMLCLIKPQFEAGRDKVGKKGVVRDKDVHKEVIYDIVNFAVENHFNILGLDFSPIKGPEGNIEYLIYIQKNSENECDVSALVGKIVDCAHETLN
- a CDS encoding NAD(+)/NADH kinase; translation: MDIGVLVNEAKDENRVYTNLLCDIIRKYKLNVSIITDGDNCSIFDIIMSVGGDGTLIKTAKIGAKYNKPIVGVNLGKLGFLAKIDKDDIESYIKRISNGDYTLQKRKLINMNIIREGEKVVDDIALNDVVVSRKLVSRGIRINTYIDDMFINNYFADGVIVSTPLGSTAYSLSAGGPIVDARADVLVITPICPHSFSVRPYIAYCNSEIKITLDLKPNQHGVLIVDGSESCSVCQDDVVLIKESEKYATFINFGNENYFDKLTR
- the recN gene encoding DNA repair protein RecN encodes the protein MLSFLEIQNVAIIDKISIEFGEGLNVMTGETGAGKSIIINSINAILGERISKDVIRAGEELAKVTAVFYTKSYKVKEMLKELDIPLEEDGTLIVMREIYLSGRNVCRINHKIVTLSVLKKIGEYIINIHGQNDNKDLIEAKRHIGLLDLFIGKKITSLRNEYQQKLCELKNEREALCVRVGKREERERKIDLLKYQLTEIEEANLMIGEDEELEKKRAIVANTEKIKMVLAMTNDVLCSDGGLRDLVKGMANNIGQIADLDEGYRKISEAVNSVSYQLDDVADDVRCRLEDLFFDENEQEMIDERIDLIVRLKRKYGSSIEDILNYMDECRKSLDELINSEEYIKKSQQEIEALNKELYRLSMDMHDIRFEYAKVLQERVTNELQDLEMRDSNFSVRVDVAKDMDEDGIYNFNSNGLDKVEFFISTNKGQKEKQLVKIASGGEMSRVMLAIKSIILDKDNLESIIFDEIDTGISGRAAQKVGEKLSVLSGMHQIICITHLSQIATMADNHYIIEKNSSKDETKTSVRKLSEDGRTREVARIIGGANISDITMKNAREMIKIANDWKRILQ